A section of the Streptomyces sp. NBC_01363 genome encodes:
- a CDS encoding cold-shock protein: MASGTVKWFNSEKGFGFIEQDGGGPDVFAHYSNIASSGFRELQEGQKVNFDVTQGQKGPQAENITPA, from the coding sequence ATGGCCAGCGGAACCGTCAAGTGGTTCAACTCGGAAAAGGGCTTCGGCTTCATCGAGCAGGACGGCGGCGGCCCCGACGTCTTCGCTCACTACTCCAACATTGCCAGCTCCGGCTTCCGTGAGCTCCAGGAAGGCCAGAAGGTGAACTTCGACGTCACCCAGGGCCAGAAGGGCCCGCAGGCGGAGAACATCACCCCGGCCTGA
- a CDS encoding ATP/GTP-binding protein, with translation MIIWLNGPFGGGKRALAVNLREAMPGTVIAEPEAVGGVPRTALAGHALRPRDYQELPLRRTLTTGPVTGLARHTGVPVTVPMTALNPASAAEMFTPLHQNGTLLHHLVVHTAPPVLLERIESGWEYPGDVRRSKAVRAHRRRHAPDQ, from the coding sequence GTGATCATCTGGCTCAACGGCCCCTTCGGCGGCGGCAAGAGGGCCCTCGCCGTCAACCTGCGCGAGGCGATGCCCGGCACGGTCATCGCCGAACCGGAGGCCGTCGGCGGTGTTCCGCGGACCGCACTCGCCGGTCACGCTCTTCGCCCGCGGGACTACCAGGAACTGCCGCTCCGGCGGACCCTGACCACCGGGCCGGTCACCGGCCTGGCCCGGCATACCGGTGTGCCCGTCACCGTGCCCATGACAGCCCTCAACCCCGCGTCCGCGGCCGAGATGTTCACCCCGCTGCACCAGAACGGCACCCTTCTCCACCACCTCGTCGTGCACACCGCCCCGCCGGTCCTGCTGGAGCGGATCGAGTCCGGCTGGGAGTACCCCGGGGATGTCAGGCGCAGCAAGGCGGTGCGTGCTCACCGCCGTCGGCATGCTCCCGACCAGTGA